The Eretmochelys imbricata isolate rEreImb1 chromosome 26, rEreImb1.hap1, whole genome shotgun sequence genome contains the following window.
caGGGCAGTTTGCGCCATGCACACCCTGGGGGAAGCAGCGGTGCCCGGGTAATcacagcaggaggggctgggcgTGAGGGAGGGGATCCCAGGGgaaaggggtgctgggggggcccCTGGGCATTGCCAATCCTCACCTTAATTTTGACATCTTTTGGGGCGAGTTTCTTCACCTCGCTGAGCAGCCGGTCCCCAAACCCTGAAGGGGGAACACGGGCGTGAACCCAGCTGCCTCAGAGAgagcccccaacctgcccccaccccacaggggtCCCCATGCAGCAGCTGGAAAGCTGGGCGCTAGGGCACCACCCTATGGCCCTGGGGGAGCGGCATGGCAGCCCCTGGCTTCAGGTACCAACCTGGCCTCCCCAGGGACGAGGAAccaggcagctgcgggggggctgGCGAGTGTTACGcctcctgctgcctcccacagGCAATTACCCCGTTCTCGGCCTCGCCCCAGGGCTGCACAGCTGGGCCCTAGGGGTGAGGCTCCCGGAACACAGGCCGggtctgggggcaggagggggctccccacccccaggagctgaGCTGTGTGTCCGCCTGGAATGGGGGCTGAGCGCTCTGCTCAGCAGTCAgcactaggccacgctgcccaGCAAAGGCTACCCCGAGGAGCCAGCTGGCCCACCCGCTTTCCAGGCCGATTGCCCAGCGCTTGATGAGAGCCCAGCTCCAAACCGGCCAGCGCCACCCCAGTGTGCAGAGACCCCGGGCAGGGTAAGGGGCCTTGACAGATTCCACCCGGGAGCGCCAGGCACTATGGGAGGAGGGGCGCGGCCAGTCGCGGGCACAAGCTCAGGGAGTCCCAAGCTGAGGTGAGAGTGCCCTCTAGTGGGCAGAGCTGGGTCCTGACCTGGAGAGcacatgactcagtttccccctctggaTGCTGAGGGGTTCCCTGCCTCCCCTAGGGACTGAGGGATCATCACTGCTGGGAAAGGCAGGGGGTGTCGGGGCCCTCCCACCATGCTATCTGAGCTCACAAGGGAGCAGGGGGGACGCTTCCCGGGGGGCCCTGATGACATCCTGCCTCCATGGAGCAGAGCTTGTGAGGTCATCAGAGACCCCACCCTCCTGGCTGCGCTGTCCCTAGCCAAAGGGTCAGGAGAGTTGGAGCCAGTCGCTCACTAGACATGCCGAACGGATCCTTCTCAGCCCTGCTGGATGCTCTgggaggcccccacccccatcaaaaTCCCTCAGCGGGGCAGAGGATCCACAGCGCCCCCCCAATCCCGAAGCAGGGGCCTCGCCCCAAAACCCTCCAATTACAGCAGGGGCGCGCCATCGGCAGAGGCTCAGCCcgagggtcaggaaggaattgccCCCCTGCCTTGGAGGACCGAGAGGGTCAGGGGACCCCTGCCACTGATGGCCAAGGCGCCAGGCTGGCCAGGCCACGGGCCGTGACCAGCCCCCAGGCACCATGCTgtctgggccgggggagggagagCCCGGCTTGGCCCCACGCAGAGAGGGCAGGGCGCCGAGGCCATACCTTTGAAGAGCGTGGAGCCGCCGGACAGCACGATGTTGGCGAAGAGTGTCCGCCGCAGGTCCAGGTCGGATTTCTGGATGGCAAAGGCCAGGACCTCATGGATCCCTTCACTCTCGTCCCCCACCAGGTCTGGCTGGAAGAGCAGCTCAGGGGCTCGGAAGCGGGCCGGGCCCACCTGCCAGAGAATAACGTTAGTCCCGCGCCGCAGGGTAATGGGGCCCCGCTCTCTGGGGCTGCAACTCTGGGCTCTCACCGGCTCCTACATCTCTGCCTTGGCTGCCCCAGGATCCATGGAGCCAGCCCCCAGGGAGAAGCTCTGCTCCCCGAGACACGGAGCACCGCGTGCCCAGGACACCACACCGCCTAGCCCCAGCTGCCAAGCCAGGCCCGGCTCCCGCAGGCCCCACACACAATCCACCAAACCCAGCCCCAGGCAAGGGGAGCTCCCGGCCAGCCAgcgaccggagccaccagggcaCAGAGATCTCCCGACACTTACCTCCAGCGTGCTCCCGTCTGGCAGGCTATAGTGCACCTTCTCTGTCTCCAGCGCCTCGTCCTTCTGGGGGTTAATGGACAGGTAGCAGGCCCGCTGTGCCGGGGGAGAGCAGGTGAGCGGCCGGTCCAGgacttccctgcccccctccccgccccagccatgAGGCTCAGAGCCTGAGCCGGCAGGAACCCCAGCCTCCGTGTCACGACTGGGGCACAGACGGGCAGGGTCTTGCCCCAGGACCCCCAGCAGGGCAGGTCTGAAAGCTCCAGCGCTGGGCTCGCCCTCCGGCCACCCGGCAGCGCTCAGCACGGAGAGCGAGATGGAGAGCAGCGCatccctggccctggcccagggCGATCCTGCAGTGaggcccagccccagggcagctccctggctccccCCGTACCTCCTTTATCATCTTGACCACCTCGAACTCGGCCGAGGTGTGGAAGTCGTAGCCCTCCTTGCGCAGCAGCAGGCGGAGGTAGCGTGAGACGTCCCGCCCGGCCACGTCCACCCGCATGATGGAGTGCGGCATGGCGAAGCCCTCGTAGATGGGCACCGCGTGCGTGACGCCGTCCCCCGCGTCCAGCACCACCCCCGTCGTGCGGCCGGTGGCgtagctggagcagagggagacacCGGGAGCCCATGAGCTCGGCCCCGCCGGCGCTTTGCGATCCCCAGAAAGCGCCCGGCACGGTGGCGTACGTCAGATCGCCCCTTGCAGCCCGAGAGCGCCGAGACAGCACAGGCCCGGCGAGGCCCGGCTTCATCCCCCCACCAAggggcagccacctctggggagcgACGGAGCAACTACCGAGCAGCACCCAGCCACGCGGCGCCGGCAGGCCGTTCAGGAGCCCGGATTAACTGCCGTGGCAGAGGGTCGGTCCCAAGACGCTGCGGATTCTGGGCCAATCACAAGCAATCCGGGGCTGCTTCCAAACCATCCGGCAGGGCACAcgccctgctccctgccgccCAGCGCCCCCATCACCAGGTCAGGACCCAGCTCTGCCCACTAGAGGGTGGGGGCTGGCACTGCctgtgaggggagagcgccccggTGTTCCCGAGGGCTCCCCAAGtgctgcaggggggcagggcccggtACTCACAGGCTGAGGACGGCCTGCATGGAGATGAAAAGCGCTGGAACGTTGAAGGTCTCGAAGAAAACCTCAGCCGCCTTCTCGCGGTTCTTGCAGGGGTTTAGGGGGGCTTCCGTCAGGAGAAccgggtgctggggggcaggacacCCAGTTAGCAGAGACGGGGCTCCAGTGGGACAGGAGTCACCCCCAGGCTTGGTCCACAGCCacccccccaccttccctgctgcccagggaagcGCCTCGTGGCCAGGCCTGGGCAGGGGGTGCCAATGCTCCGGAGTCTGGGACCAGGTGCAGCTGGGGACCCACCTGGCAGAGTGAGCCCAGGTCAGCGGGGGGCCGGAGCCGCTCTCCTGCAGGTTGCCAACTCAAACCCAGCCCAGACGCGGGGGCTGAATTCATCTCCCCACAGTCACTCAGTGCCTGGGTGATGCGAGCTGCGGGGGGTCTCAGCCCAGGTGTCCAAGTCGCCACCCCCCATTGCACTAGGTAGCCCTGGCCATTGATCCAGGCAGCCGGGCAAAGGACAGAGGAGAGAGACTGAACTTGacggggtgtggggagagagctAGGcccctccagggctgggggacaATGGCAGGGAAGCTGGGCCAGGTGCCAACTGGGTCGTGCTCACTCCGGGGCGGGGAGTCCAGCACGAGGCTCACGCTAAGGGGACTGTGTAGGGTGGATGGCCCcatgccccccagcaccccactggGGTTCAGCTCAGGTCCcggggacagtccctgcccagccccggcTGGGACAGGTCTCATGTCTAGCCTCAGCCCAGACGCAGCCGCCCCAGCTGCGTCCACCCCAGAGACTCAGCCCTGGGCTGCCAGCAAGACACGTGATGGGGAGACACCCCCTGGGGATCTGGCCATCCCGCAGCCCGTTACCTCCTCGGAGAAGGTCTGCAGCTGGTCTTTGGAGTACACGTACTGCCAGATCCTCTCCATGTCGTTCCAGTCCCGGACGATGCCGTGCTCCATGGGGTAGCGGATGGACAGCAGGCCCCGGTGCTCCTGCCGGCAGAGGGAGCAAGCAGACCCGGGTCACGACACACCTGAAGCGGGATGCCAAGGCAGAGGCCTCCccggcagcacagcgccccctagtgccgcccTGGGGCACcgggggccagccctgactgaggggagagcgccccactgagcccccccagcagcacagcgccccctagtgctgccctggggcatcggggccagccctgactgaggggagagcaccccactgagccccccagcagcacagcacccccgagtgctgccctggggcatcggggccagccctgactgaggggagagcgccccactgagccccacagcagcacagcaccccctagtgctgccctggggtcagcactgacgcTGAGCCACCACCGCACTCCCGCTAAGGGACACAAGCCCTGTCCCAGTCTGGCGTGGGTGGTGAGGCCGGGTGTGGGTGTCCTGGAAGACAAACCCACCGGAGTCACTCTCCAGGCCGGGCAGCACCCCCGGGTTCAGGCCGCAGGGGAAGGCAGGCTGGCCAGGGTGAGCCCAATGGGACACACTTTCTGCACAGCTCCCACAATGCACCTGGCCGCTGTAGACTGCTGCGTGTGCTTGGGGAACTGGAACCTTTGACCCCAGCAGCTGCCAGCTGGAGATGCCCCCTGCCTGTTCAACCTGTGCCTGAagccaggggggcggggggggggaagctgagaGCCCCCAAGAGGCCAGAAGGGGCTGGGCTGCACATTTACCTCTGCTTTGGGGCCGATGAAGAGATCCCCCTCCAGCGCCCCCGCCATGACCCGGACGTGCTTTGGGCGCCCCACActggcgagagagagagaaccagttAGTGGGGCTGCAGCTCACATGGtccccatctacccatccccgcccccacccGCCCCAAGGGGAGGAGATGGGCCTCGCTGTTGCACTTGTGGGGCCAGAGAAGTCAAGGAGCCAacagaccccacccccaactctggGGGGCAGATcagccagggtggggcaggggagggggtgaaacaGACGAGCCCCGGCCTAGGCGGGGGTGGCTGGTGTCTTGCCAGTGTCAGACAGGgggagcagcacagagcaggaTCAGCATCCCAGGGATGACACCAGCTCACAGGCACCCAAGCAGGCCTGGCCCTTggggccagcccagccctcctgAGCCACCCTGGCAGGCGCACCCCTTCTGGGGGAGCTCTGATCCTGCctggggtgagggagcccagcagGCCCCTGGGGCCCAGAACAAggccagagctgtgcagagacTGCGACACCCCTCGGCCCCGGAGCCAGTCCCCTCCACGGGAGCAGAGCCTGGCAAGGGATGTTTCCAGCATTTAGTTGCAATGCGGGGACCTCAGGCTTGGTGCGTGAGATGTGTCAGGTTCCCGGAGGCGGAGAGGGGCTGGACAACTGCAGTCAAAGCCTAACACgtcctggctctgctccagcaCCGCCCCCGCAGACGGCCTGCGGGGCACTGCATGTCCCTCCCGCGCCACACCCCGGTTCTGGGCACAGGCCCCCGCTGGCAGGGCGTGGCCAGAAGTGGCCCACACAGAGTTCTGGGCCAGGAAGCCGAGGGCAGGGCGGCAGGCGGCTCCCCTCACAGGGGCCCTGATCTGACCCAGCCTGGGCGAGAATCccaggaggcccagctcaggaTGCTGGTGGAAACAACACACCGTAACGCACCAGCTCTTTCCGACACAGCCCCGCGCTGGGCGGCAGACAAGCAAAGGCATCGGGGGGAAGTGCTGAGAGCCCGACTAGGGGCACAGCCATAGCTCTGCTGACACATCCGTCCGCGGAGATCCCCACTCAGCTCTCGAGGGAGGGGCTAGGACGCCCCACCCCCCAGGTtttagggcctgatgctgctCCCGCTGCCTTTGCTGGAGTCTGAGGTGTGACCCCGCCGTGGATCACTCGCCTGGCGTGGGGATAACGGCCAGACGCTGCCAGCAGAACCCCCGTCCGGGCAGAGATACTCACTAGTTCGGGAAGCAGTATTTCGGGATCTGGTCGCCAGCAAAGCCAGCCTTGACAACCCCAGAACCCTGGGGAACACACAAACAGCTGTTAATAAACCCCTTTCTGTGCACCCAGCTCAGCCATCATGGGTCCCAAGACCTGTGAACGGGGACCCCCAGGGTACGGCCGGCCCAGGGGTCAGAGCGCTCGCCCGCCGCTTGGGAGCTCTGGGCCCAACTCCCAGCTCCGCCAGAGGCTCCCTGCATGTCCCCGAACAAGGCC
Protein-coding sequences here:
- the ACTR1B gene encoding beta-centractin; the protein is MESYDIIANQPVVIDNGSGVVKAGFAGDQIPKYCFPNYVGRPKHVRVMAGALEGDLFIGPKAEEHRGLLSIRYPMEHGIVRDWNDMERIWQYVYSKDQLQTFSEEHPVLLTEAPLNPCKNREKAAEVFFETFNVPALFISMQAVLSLYATGRTTGVVLDAGDGVTHAVPIYEGFAMPHSIMRVDVAGRDVSRYLRLLLRKEGYDFHTSAEFEVVKMIKERACYLSINPQKDEALETEKVHYSLPDGSTLEVGPARFRAPELLFQPDLVGDESEGIHEVLAFAIQKSDLDLRRTLFANIVLSGGSTLFKGFGDRLLSEVKKLAPKDVKIKISAPQERLYSTWIGGSILASLDTFKKMWVSKKEYEEDGARAIHRKTF